The following nucleotide sequence is from Achromobacter spanius.
ATCGAGCTGTCGTCGTCCGCCGGGATGCGCAGATAACGGAACGGCTCGGACGCATTGTTGCGCACGCCGGCCAGGAAGACGCTGGCGCCGTCCAGTTCCATGGGCAGCATGTAGTTCTGGAATTCGTGCGCCTGGCCCGCATCGTCGATCAGCTTGTATTCAACGCTGGGGCCCACGTTGCGCAGGTTCTCGTTCTTTTTGCCCGCCGCGCTGCCCGACACCGAGGCCACGTGTTCAGCAAAACTCTGGTTGGCGCCCTTGGGATCGCCGCGGGTCAGGTCTTCCACATTGATCGGCCGCATGGCCGTGATTTCGACGCCCATGCTGCGCGGACCGCCCGACGTGTGAGCGGTCACTTCGCTTGTCTTGCCCACCGTGCCGTCCACCGTAAACGTGGCATCCTGAGAACCTACCAGCGGATAACCCTTCAAGACCACCGTGCTGCCGCCATCGTCAAAGCTGGACTGGTACACCGTCATGCCCTTGAAGCGCAGCGGTTCGTTGACCTCGATGGTGGAATCGAAGGTCTTGCCCGTATCCGGGTCGGTAACTTCGACTTCGCTGGCGAAACGGCTGGGCATGCCGGTCGAGTAGTAATCGACCACGAATTTCTTCAGCTTCAGCGTGAAGGGCATCGGCTGCACCAGAGCCCCGTCGCCCACCATCACGACCGCCGTGCTGGCCTGGCCACCTTCCGGCACCAGCACGCTGGCGCGGAAACTCGGGTTATTGACCGACAGGCGGCCGCTTTCCGGCACTTCCGAAATCAGCATGTTGTCGACAATGGGCTGCTTGCCGCCGAACATGACTTGCAGCCGCACGGGCAACTCGCTGTCGAGCAGGCCGCCCACGCAGATGATGACCATGGCCGCGTGCGCGAACACATAGCCCAGGCGGTTGGCGCTGCCCTTCTTGGCGGCCAGCAGCACGCCGTCGTTGTCCTGCCGTACACGCACGGCGTAACCCAGCCGTTCCAGCAATGACTTCAGGCCGGCCGAGGTCTGCGCGACGTCGGTGGGTTCTTCCGTTTCCACGCGATGCGGGAAGGCACGCAGGCTGCTGGCGCGCACATGTTCGCGGAACGAGCGCGCGTCGCGCAGCATCTTGGGTGCGTTGCGGATCAGGCACACCGATGTCGACACGACCAGGAAGCCCATGATCAGCAGGAACCACCAGCTGTTATAGACGTGCCAGATGGAGAACTTGTCGAACACTTCGTACCAGAACGGACCGAACTGGTCGATGTAGTTGCTGGACGATCGGTTCTGCTGCAACACCGTGCCCACCAGGCTCGCCACGCAGATGAACATCAACAGGCTGACGGCGAACCGCATCGAACCGAGCAGTTCGAAGAAGTCACCGGGCAGGCTGCGCAAGGAGGGGCGAGTGTGGGTGCGTGTTGAATTCATGAAAAAAGGGGGGCCGCGCGATCGGCTACCCCCCTCATAGACAGCGCGTAACGGAATCGGGTTCCGTCACGCTCAGGTTGCGTGAACGCGGACCAGCCGCGCGTGTTGCGGGCTGACGCCTACCGCAGGCCTGCCGCGTAGTCGGACACCGCCTTGATATCGGCATCCGACATGCGGTCGGCAATCGCGAACATGATGTCGTTCTTGCGGTCGCCGCTGCGGAACAGCTTGAGCTGCTCTTCGATGTACGTGGGGAACTGCCCCGACAAGCGGGGGTACTGGGCGGGAATGCCGGCGCCATTGGCAGCGTGGCAAGCCGCGCAGGCCGGCACATTGCGTTCGGGCAACCCGCCGCGCCAGATCTTCTGGCCCAGATCCACCAGCTTCTCCTGGCCTGCCGTGGCGGGTTCCTTGAGAGGCTGCTGCGCCAGGTACAGCGCGATGTTCTGCATATCGGCAGGCGTCAAGTTTTGCGCCATGGCGGTCATCGGGGTGGGATTGCCGCCCGGGCCATTGCGCACGGGCAGCTTGGCGCCCTGCTTGATCTGGAAGTCGGCCAATTGCTTGGCCAGATATTCGTGGGGTTGCGCGGCCAGGTTGGGGTTCACCGGGATGGTGCTGTTGCCCGCCGCGCCATGACAGGACGCACAGGCGATGATGCCTCTGGAGGCGTCGCCCTGGTCAAACAGCTGACCGCCCTTGGCGGCATCTGGCTTGGCCGGGCCCGCAGCGCCGTCAGCGGCGAAACTGGGTGTAGAGAAGGCGGAGGCGCCGAGCAACAGCCCGCTCGCAACCAACATTCGGGACAGCACACGCTTCATGAAGACCTCGACGATCACATCGATCAAGGCGCAAAAAGGCGCCCACGCCTGCCCCGCACACCCTGGAAAACCGTATCGAACCTCGTTTGCCCATTCTGCCTGCCAAGTTGCCGCAGGCACCTAAACAGTAAGCAAAAAAGACGGCTCCGCGCACGGGGACCACTGTTGCAAACGCCGGATTATACAATAGGGCTCGAAACCAACCGTATCCAAAGCCCATCCGTGTCCCTCCTACATCGCGCCTCCTTCCTTACCTCCGCAGCTCGCCTCGACCAGTTGCCGGCCGCCGGCGCTCCCGAGGTCTGCTTTGTCGGCCGCTCAAACGCCGGCAAATCCACGGCCATCAACGTGCTGTGCAACCAGCGCCGTCTTGCGTTTTCCAGCAAGACGCCGGGCCGCACGCGCTTGATCAACATGTTCGGCTTGCCCGACCCGCTGGATCCGGAAGGCCACATCGGTTTTCTCGTTGACTTGCCCGGCTACGGCTATGCGTCGGTCGCGCGCAACGAAAAAGAAAAATGGGCGGACATTCTCGGCGGCTATCTGCGCGACCGCGAGTCGCTTGCAGGCATCGTGCTGCTGATCGACATCCGCCGCGGCGTCACCGAACTTGACCGCCGCCTGGCCAACTTCATCGCCCCCACCGGACGCCCTGTGCTGGCGCTGCTGACCAAGGCCGACAAACTGCCTTACGGCCAGCGCATGCGCACGGTGTTCTCCGTCCGCAAAGACCTGGCCGACATCGGCGCCCTGCACACCATCCCGTTCTCGGCGCCCGAGCGCATCGGGCTGGAAGAAGCCGGCGCCCACATTGAGAATTGGATTTCCCCCAAGGTCGAATCATGAACCCGCAGATCATCACCCCTGAGTTTCCGGTTTCCCGCCCTCGCCGCCTGCGCCGCGACGACTTCACCCGCCGCCTGGTGCGCGAAAATGCGCTGACGGTCAATGACCTGATCTACCCCGTCTTCGTGGCCGACGGCACGGGCGTGCAGCAAGCCGTGGCGTCGTTGCCCGGCGTGGTCCGCTATTCGCTGGACACGCTGCTGCCGGTTGCCGAGCAATGCGTGAAACTGGGCATACCGGTGATGGCGCTGTTCCCCGTCATCGACCCCTCGCTGAAAACGCCCGACGGCGTCGAAGCCACCAACCCGCGCGGCCTGATTCCGCGCGTGGTGGGCGAACTGAAAAAGCGTTTCCCCGAACTCGGCATTCTGTGCGATGTGGCGCTGGACCCCTACACCAGCCATGGCCAGGACGGCGTCATCGACGAGAACGGCTACGTCATCAATGAAATCACGGTCGAGATCCTGGTCAAGCAGGCGCTGACCCAAGCCGCGGCCGGCGTCGACATGGTTGCCCCCAGCGACATGATGGACGGCCGCATCGGCGCGGTCCGCAAAGCACTGGAAGCCAACGGCCACATCCACACGCAGATCATGGCTTACTCGGCCAAGTACGCCAGCGCGTTCTACGGCCCGTTCCGCGACGCCGTGGGCTCGGCCACCAACCTGGGCAAGTCCA
It contains:
- a CDS encoding cytochrome c biogenesis protein ResB, with translation MNSTRTHTRPSLRSLPGDFFELLGSMRFAVSLLMFICVASLVGTVLQQNRSSSNYIDQFGPFWYEVFDKFSIWHVYNSWWFLLIMGFLVVSTSVCLIRNAPKMLRDARSFREHVRASSLRAFPHRVETEEPTDVAQTSAGLKSLLERLGYAVRVRQDNDGVLLAAKKGSANRLGYVFAHAAMVIICVGGLLDSELPVRLQVMFGGKQPIVDNMLISEVPESGRLSVNNPSFRASVLVPEGGQASTAVVMVGDGALVQPMPFTLKLKKFVVDYYSTGMPSRFASEVEVTDPDTGKTFDSTIEVNEPLRFKGMTVYQSSFDDGGSTVVLKGYPLVGSQDATFTVDGTVGKTSEVTAHTSGGPRSMGVEITAMRPINVEDLTRGDPKGANQSFAEHVASVSGSAAGKKNENLRNVGPSVEYKLIDDAGQAHEFQNYMLPMELDGASVFLAGVRNNASEPFRYLRIPADDDSSIAEFMRLRATLADPAARREAARRFAERNSPSGADQQPLQTAAERALETFASGGLQAVAAFLQANTPAADLERAADVVIRLIGASMNELRAIERERAGLPPVAVEGPDGERAAVWSRLAVAALSDLTVYPAPVFLSLADFNHVQASVFQVSRTPGKNTVYLGSLLLVLGVFSMFYIRDRRVWIWVKPQGSGSSVLAAMTSQKRTLDFNQEFERFKQALLRQKRS
- a CDS encoding c-type cytochrome, whose protein sequence is MKRVLSRMLVASGLLLGASAFSTPSFAADGAAGPAKPDAAKGGQLFDQGDASRGIIACASCHGAAGNSTIPVNPNLAAQPHEYLAKQLADFQIKQGAKLPVRNGPGGNPTPMTAMAQNLTPADMQNIALYLAQQPLKEPATAGQEKLVDLGQKIWRGGLPERNVPACAACHAANGAGIPAQYPRLSGQFPTYIEEQLKLFRSGDRKNDIMFAIADRMSDADIKAVSDYAAGLR
- the yihA gene encoding ribosome biogenesis GTP-binding protein YihA/YsxC — encoded protein: MSLLHRASFLTSAARLDQLPAAGAPEVCFVGRSNAGKSTAINVLCNQRRLAFSSKTPGRTRLINMFGLPDPLDPEGHIGFLVDLPGYGYASVARNEKEKWADILGGYLRDRESLAGIVLLIDIRRGVTELDRRLANFIAPTGRPVLALLTKADKLPYGQRMRTVFSVRKDLADIGALHTIPFSAPERIGLEEAGAHIENWISPKVES
- the hemB gene encoding porphobilinogen synthase, coding for MNPQIITPEFPVSRPRRLRRDDFTRRLVRENALTVNDLIYPVFVADGTGVQQAVASLPGVVRYSLDTLLPVAEQCVKLGIPVMALFPVIDPSLKTPDGVEATNPRGLIPRVVGELKKRFPELGILCDVALDPYTSHGQDGVIDENGYVINEITVEILVKQALTQAAAGVDMVAPSDMMDGRIGAVRKALEANGHIHTQIMAYSAKYASAFYGPFRDAVGSATNLGKSNKMAYQMDPGNLDEALREVAADLHEGADMVMVKPGMPYLDVLRRVKDTFRVPTFAYQVSGEYAMIKAAAANGWLDHDKVMMEALLAFKRAGADGILTYFAIEAATLLKAQR